From Cannabis sativa cultivar Pink pepper isolate KNU-18-1 chromosome 8, ASM2916894v1, whole genome shotgun sequence, a single genomic window includes:
- the LOC133030132 gene encoding uncharacterized protein LOC133030132 — protein MDAILERLAGVHTPVAPPAFTPSPPAPSLKVSSGAPPETIDLVDDEEVLPGEGQGKGWDFSEEAAEGAGDPQALPVVAEEDEEESEVALIRKRKGKMIAQDEPKRPRRVDTPAHGLDGGVSPMEENPAPPRIELTPIPGDEARQELRIAKHNYAMDEYSRGYADVEALRRILRAEVEASINHPEYHDPWNLNLDPLADWFRPLLGPTLAPFAAEMTGEFASQLTRCAPKRFATCASLNSIFQVQDLSHSLTVLAAEAGRLSKNIISHGFALSDFGDMNDVKKVLQDLTAERQIYQEAAERQEAAAKAKEERAKAREEEAIRREAQAEDMIQAEAQRRGRMEAHHQEELRAQTEAAEKARRDLREAREALDEMAAKVKSLEETHQSDIESKAALAAELKELRDYKDQSIRKAKRAELLSPVSCARCPKRFDDGVYMAWATNDQSIKLSFYPKPEDMIAKFREKKKRLDAELEARIGPRLPPRAD, from the exons atggatgccatcctggaacggctggctggggtccatactccggtggctcctccggctttcaccccctctcccccggccccttccttgaaggtttcttccggcgctcctcccgaaaccatcgacttggtggatgacgaggaggtgcttccgggagaaggccaggggaaaggatgggacttctcggaggaagccgccgagggtgcCGGAGACCCTCAAGCTCtcccagtggtagcagaggaggacgaggaggagtcagaagtggctctgatccgcaagcgcaagggcaagatgatcgCTCAAGACGAACcaaagaggcctcggagggtcgatactcccgctcatggcctagacggcggggtgtccccgatggaggaaaatcctgctcctcctcgcATTGAGCTCACCCcaattccgggggatgaggccaGGCAGGAGCTTCGTATAGcgaaacacaactacgctatggacgagtactcccggggatatgccgatgtggaggcccttaggaggatcctgcgggcggaggttgaggcgagcattaaccatccggaatatcatgatccgtggaacctcaacctggatcctttggcagactggttccgtcccctcttagggcccactctggctccttttgccgcggaaatgaccgggGAGTTCGCCTCccagcttacacgctgtgcgcccaagcggtttgccacttgcgcttccctgaactctatcttccaagtccaggacctcagccattccctcacagtg CTTgcagctgaggctggtcgcctctccaagaacatcataagccatggcttcgctctgtccgattttggggacatgaacgacgtcaagaaGGTCCTTCAAGAccttactgcggagaggcagatctaccaggaggccgccgagcgccaggaggctgcggccaaggctaaggaagagagggccaaggccagggaggaggaggccatccggagggaggctcaggcggaggacatgatccaggccgaggcccagcggagaggcaggatggaggcccatcatcaggaggagctgagggctcaaactgaggctgccgagaaggccaggcgggaccttcgggaggccagggaggctttggacgaaatggccgccaaggtgaagtctctagaggagactcaccagtcggatattgaatccaaggccgctctggctgcggagttgaaggagcttcgggactataAAGATCAGTCTattaggaaggccaagagggccgagctcctttctcccgtctcctgtgcccggtgcccgaagcgctttgatgatggtgtctacatggcttgggccaccaacgatcagagcatcaagctttctttctatcccaaacccgaggacatgattgccaaatttcgggagaagaagaagagacttgatgctgagcttgaggcacggatcggacctcgtcttccgccacgggctgactga